A stretch of the Nothobranchius furzeri strain GRZ-AD chromosome 5, NfurGRZ-RIMD1, whole genome shotgun sequence genome encodes the following:
- the LOC129163364 gene encoding zinc finger CCHC domain-containing protein 12-like → MEVVKTEKVKVSNAVLISGLTDTDLDNEVFGFMEGFGPVNRRIKLPNCDQIIVEFQHEATVKELKKQCLPYDKPCTRNPDVFFHIQDLASAYSLETSTSATDAYLSELRDIAARSNQSFKDLLMEELAKIGESLGRDNHASEPVTEPEPMLHSDQVTYSLPLTPEVNYMNNSKDNCPPTETGKQNPCIPPNLLNTPEVQRVIVEHIVKSSEVIPPPTSQYRLKPFSGRVPHPSFETDYDTWRSSVVLCINDPSLTKSQIVRRIVESLSAPAASIVKALSPKSDPETYLEHLDSAYAAVEDGDELFARFLNTNQDSGEKPSDYFQRLYTLLNLVIQRNGISSSDADQQLLKQFCRGCWDSSLISNLQLEQKKDNPPHFTALLLKLRTEEDKQATKAARMKQHLGAQRTRVYSNVQTTCSQSKNTCELEIDDNCDDLRKQIAELRSQIAQLKVNNTDKKAKKTQKESKPRVGTKIPDEPKQIQQITAVVPRPKPGYCFKCGEDGHIASSCSNEPNPALVATKRLALRQKQREWEMSKPIAQSPPLNR, encoded by the coding sequence atggaagttgtaaaaacagaaaaggtcaaggtttcaaatgctgttttaatcagtgggttaactgatacagaccttgataacgaagtctttgggtttatggaaggattcggaccagttaacaggcgcattaagttaccaaactgtgatcagattattgtggagtttcaacatgaagccactgttaaggaattaaagaaacaatgtttaccctatgacaaaccttgtactaggaacccagatgttttctttcatattcaagacctagccagcgcgtacagtctagaaactagcacatctgccactgatgcctatctgtcagagctcagggacatagctgcgcgtagcaatcaatcatttaaagaccttctaatggaggaactggcaaaaattggggaatctttaggaagggataaccatgcatctgaaccagtcactgaaccagagccaatgctccatagtgaccaagttacatattccctgcctttaacaccagaagttaactatatgaacaactcaaaggacaattgtccacctacagagactggaaaacaaaacccttgcattccaccaaatcttttaaacacacctgaggttcagcgagttattgtggaacacattgttaaaagcagtgaggttatccctccgcctacttcacaatacagactaaaaccgttctcagggcgagttccacacccttcttttgaaactgactatgatacttggcgtagtagtgtagtgttatgcataaatgatccttcactcaccaagtcccaaattgtacgaagaatcgtggagagtctgtcagccccagcagcgagcatcgttaaagctcttagtccaaaatccgacccggagacgtaccttgaacatctcgattcagcttacgcagctgtcgaagacggcgacgagctctttgctcgcttcttaaacacaaaccaggacagtggtgaaaaaccttccgattactttcagaggttatacaccttgttaaacctagttattcagaggaatggaatttcctccagtgacgccgaccagcagctgctcaagcagttttgcagaggctgttgggacagctcgctgatttcaaacctgcaactcgaacaaaagaaagacaacccgcctcattttacagcacttctcctcaaactgcgcactgaagaagacaaacaggctactaaagcagcacgcatgaaacaacacttaggggcacaacgaactagagtgtattcaaatgtgcaaacaacatgctctcagagtaaaaacacttgtgaactggaaatagatgataactgtgatgacttacgcaaacaaatcgctgagctcaggagccaaattgcacagcttaaggttaacaacacagataaaaaggcaaagaaaactcaaaaagagtcaaaaccccgtgtggggactaaaattccagatgagcccaaacagattcagcagataacagcagtggtgcccagaccaaagcctggatactgttttaagtgcggagaagatgggcacatagcttctagctgtagcaacgagccaaatccagcactagttgcaactaaaagacttgctcttagacagaagcagcgcgagtgggagatgtcaaagccaattgctcagtctcctcctttaaaccggtag